A genome region from Geothermobacter hydrogeniphilus includes the following:
- a CDS encoding thiazole synthase, giving the protein MSDQFTIADRSFNSRLLVGTGKFSSNQAMVAAMEGAGAEIVTVALRRVDVENPQDDMLSHIDRQRYLLLPNTSGARDAEEAVRLARLARAAGCDPWVKLEVTPDPYYLLPDPIETLKAAEILVRDGFTVLPYINADPVLAKHLQEAGTATVMPLGAPIGTNKGVRTRDQIRIIIEQAIVPVVVDAGLGAPSHAAEAMELGADAVLVNTALAVARDPGAMGAAFKKAVEAGRGGYLAGLGEERVQAEASSPLTGFLRNGN; this is encoded by the coding sequence ATGTCCGATCAATTCACCATCGCCGATCGCTCTTTCAACTCCCGACTGCTGGTCGGCACCGGAAAATTCAGTTCCAACCAGGCGATGGTCGCCGCCATGGAGGGTGCCGGCGCCGAGATCGTCACTGTCGCCCTGCGCCGGGTTGATGTCGAGAACCCCCAGGATGACATGCTCAGCCATATCGACCGGCAGCGCTACCTGCTGCTGCCGAACACCAGCGGCGCCCGCGACGCCGAGGAGGCGGTCCGCCTCGCCCGCCTCGCCCGCGCCGCCGGCTGCGACCCCTGGGTCAAGCTGGAAGTCACCCCCGACCCCTACTACCTGCTGCCCGATCCGATTGAAACCCTCAAGGCGGCGGAGATCCTGGTCAGGGACGGCTTCACGGTTCTGCCCTACATCAACGCCGACCCGGTGCTGGCCAAGCATCTGCAGGAAGCCGGCACCGCCACGGTGATGCCGCTCGGCGCGCCGATCGGCACCAACAAGGGGGTCCGCACCCGCGACCAGATCCGCATCATCATCGAGCAGGCGATCGTCCCGGTGGTGGTCGATGCCGGGCTCGGCGCCCCGAGTCACGCCGCCGAGGCGATGGAACTGGGCGCCGACGCGGTGCTGGTGAATACCGCCCTGGCGGTCGCCCGTGACCCCGGCGCCATGGGAGCGGCGTTCAAAAAGGCCGTCGAAGCCGGCCGCGGGGGCTACCTCGCCGGGCTTGGCGAGGAACGTGTCCAGGCCGAAGCGAGCAGCCCGTTGACCGGATTTCTGCGGAACGGAAACTGA
- the thiS gene encoding sulfur carrier protein ThiS, with translation MQLIINGEPRQVDEGLTIAGLLGLMQLDTARVAVERNRDVVPREQFSSIELLEEDCLEIVQFVGGG, from the coding sequence ATGCAATTGATCATCAACGGAGAACCACGGCAGGTCGATGAAGGACTGACCATCGCCGGGCTGCTGGGCCTGATGCAGCTCGACACCGCCCGCGTTGCCGTCGAACGCAACCGCGACGTGGTCCCGCGCGAGCAGTTCAGCAGCATCGAACTGCTGGAAGAGGACTGCCTGGAGATCGTCCAGTTCGTCGGCGGCGGCTGA
- the thiF gene encoding sulfur carrier protein ThiS adenylyltransferase ThiF has product MRIYLNEQALDIKDGETLFSLRDRSKPDADILIRNGFPCDRDEPLQPDDRVVLIRRGETPSADELEALLMARHTPGVHARIKQSCVGIAGVGGLGSAVAIALARVGVGRLILADFDIVEPSNLNRQQYFVDQLGFPKVTALAENLRRINPYVEIEARHIRLTADNTATIFADVQVLVEAFDRPDQKAMLLESFRLHCPGRPVVAASGLAGFGPANTVLTRRAGRDFYLVGDGDSAAGPGEGLMAPRVGVAAHHQANAVLRLLLGEDPTGVTSCN; this is encoded by the coding sequence ATGCGTATCTATCTCAACGAACAGGCACTCGACATCAAGGACGGAGAAACCCTTTTCTCCCTGCGCGACCGCAGCAAGCCGGACGCCGACATCCTGATCCGCAACGGTTTCCCCTGCGACCGGGACGAGCCGCTGCAGCCGGACGACCGGGTGGTGCTGATCCGCCGCGGAGAAACTCCCTCGGCCGATGAACTTGAAGCCCTGCTGATGGCCCGCCACACCCCCGGCGTGCATGCCCGCATCAAGCAGTCCTGCGTCGGCATCGCCGGTGTCGGCGGGCTCGGCTCAGCCGTTGCCATCGCCCTGGCGCGGGTCGGTGTCGGCCGCCTGATCCTGGCCGATTTTGATATCGTCGAGCCGAGCAATCTCAACCGGCAACAGTATTTCGTCGATCAGCTCGGCTTTCCCAAGGTCACGGCCCTGGCGGAAAACCTGCGCCGCATCAACCCCTATGTCGAAATCGAAGCTCGCCATATCCGCCTGACCGCCGACAACACCGCGACGATCTTCGCGGATGTCCAGGTGCTGGTCGAAGCCTTCGACCGGCCCGACCAGAAGGCGATGCTGCTGGAAAGTTTCCGGCTGCATTGTCCCGGGAGACCGGTGGTCGCCGCCTCCGGGCTGGCCGGCTTCGGACCGGCCAACACGGTCCTGACCCGCCGCGCCGGTCGCGACTTCTACCTGGTCGGCGACGGCGACAGCGCCGCTGGCCCCGGCGAAGGGCTGATGGCACCGAGGGTCGGGGTCGCCGCCCATCACCAGGCCAACGCCGTACTGCGACTGCTGCTCGGAGAAGACCCTACAGGAGTGACGTCATGCAATTGA